The genomic segment GATGGGCGCCGGGCCCTCGTCGTAGGGGATCAGCAGCATCTCGTCGCCGTGGCCGAGCGTCGCCAGCAGGCTCTCGACCAGACGACGCGCTTCGTTCATCACCGGACCGGTGCGGGTCAGGGCTCCCATGCTTCCGCTCTTGTCGATCAGCGCGACGATGGTGGTGGCCGCGCCGTCCTTCGATCCCGCGCTCGCCTTGATCACCGGCCGGCTCATGGCCAGCGCGAGAGCGATCACCGCCAGCGTGCGCAGCAGCAGCAGCAGCCACTGCTTGAGCTGGATACGGCGGATCTCGCTGCGATTGACCTCGGAGAGGAACTCGAGCGACGAGAATTGCACTTCGCGGGGCCGCTTCCGGGTGAACAGATGAATGAGGATCGGAATCGCGGCCGCCGCCAGCCCGAACAGGAAGAGCGGGTTGAGGAAGTTCAACGCGTGTACTCCACGTACGCGCCAAGCGAGTCGTCCCACAGCTCGATGCGAGTGACCGGATGGATCTCCCAGCCCGTCAGGCGGTGAGGCGGAGGCGAAGGCAACCGCAGACGGCGATCCTTGAAGTAGGGCTCGTCGTACTGGAAGTCATAGAGCAGGTAGCCGGACAGCCGTACCTGCCGTGGGCCGCCCGGCCAGGCGGGCTCGAACCAGGAATGAGGCTTGAGCGCGGCCTGCAGAGGCTCCCACTGCCACCATCGCGATCCTTGGATCCACTGGGGCGTCACCTCGCAGCTGATGGTTGGCGAGCTCACGTGGATCGGCGGAGGTGGCGCCGGCGCGAGCGAGAGGTGATAGTCGCCGTCGCTCGAGAGAGTCATCGCCTTGACGTAACCCTCCAACGAGACGCTACGCCGCTCGAGCGGCGCGAACTTGGACACCGGCATCCCGTGGGGCAGCGCCACGAAGTCGGAGAAGGTCGCCCTCGCATAGGTCGCAGGCGCCGTGGCTCGCTCCTTCATCTGCCGCAGATGACGCTCGGGTTCTCCCGAGATCGGACTCTCGCCGATCCAGGCGAAGAAGGCGAACAGCAAGCTCGACCCGAGCGCCAGGGAGAATGCGGCCGCGATCCTCAGGATCACGCAAGCCTCGTCCGCTTCTCCAGGTAGGCGAGCAGCGCCTGGTCGAACGGCGTGCGCGTGTCGAGGCGCACGTAATCGATGCGGTTCTCGCGGCAGGCGCGGCGGTAGTGATCACTCCAGTCCGCGAGCCGCTGGCGGTAGCGGCGGGCGATCTCCCAGGGCTCGGTGGTGATCCGCTCGCCGCTCTCGGCGTCGACGAAGGTGGCGGTGTCGGCGTAGGGGAAATCCACCTCGTCGGGATCGAGGATGTGGAACACCACGACTTCGTGACGGCGGTGGCGGAAGTGCTGGAGTCCGAGCAGCACGTCGGCGGGCCGGTCCATGAGATCGGAGCACAGCACCACCAGACCGCGGCGCTTGATGCGCTCCGCCAGCTCGTGGAGCGCCGGCCCGAGCTTGGTGCGGCCCTGGGGCTCGGTGGAGGCCAACGTGCGGAGAATGACGTCGAGATGGGAGCGCGTGGCGCGCGCCGGCACGAAGCGCAGGGGATGGTCGGCGAACAACAGGACGCCGACCGCGTCCTGCTGCTTCAGCATGAGGTATGCGAGCGCCGCGCTCAGACTGCGGGCGTACTCGATCTTGCTCATGGCCGCGCGCGGCGACTTGAACGCCATGGATCCCGAGAGGTCCAGCACCAGGTGGCAGCGCAGGTTGGTCTCTTCGGTGTACTGCTTGATCAGCAGACGGTCGCTGCGCGCCCACACCTTCCAGTCCAGATTCTTGAGCGGATCGCCGGGCATGTAGGGGCGGTGCTCGGCGAACTCGACGCTGAAGCCGTGGAAGGGGCTGCGATGCATGCCGGCGATGAAGCCTTCGACCACGACGCGCGCGCGGACATCGAGATGCGAGAGCCGCGCCACCACGGCGGGGTCGAGCACCGCACGGGCGCCGCGCGGGTCGCCCCGGCGTGCCTCCGGAACCGGAGGATTCGGCGTGCTCACGTCAGCCTGCTTTCCAGGCGAATGCCAGCATCTGCCCGGCATCGGTCTCGAGCGCTCTGCGTTCCCAGCCGCCGAGGACTTCCCAGCGGGCGAATCCTGCGAGACGGAACAGGAGCTCCAGCTCGAAGCGATACACCCAGCGCTGGCGAGTCTCGAAACGATGGGAACGCGTGAGACGACCCTCGGCGTCCAGCTCTTCGATCTCGATCACCGAATGCTGCGTCTGGCCCACGCGATCCTTGGTGCGCGTGTCCCACATCCTCACCGCGGCGCCCGTCTCTTCGTCCCGTGACTCGATCTCGAGGATGCGCTCGGTGCGGACGTCGAGCCAGTAGGCCTGACCGGGATAGGACATGTCGACCACGACCGCGCCTCCGGGTTCCAGATGCTCTCGGCAGCAATGCAGACACCGGAGCTGATCGTCGACGGTCTCGCAATGGGCGAAGCCGTTGAAGGGAATGAACACTCGATGGTAGCGCTGCGGCGTGGTGAAGTCGCGCATGTCGGCTCGATACGTACGGACCTGGAGCCCCCGCGTCCTGGCCTTGGCCTCCAGGCGCTCGAGCATCGGCGCGTGGAGATCCACGCCGTCGACGTCGATGCCATGCGCCCGCAAGTGGAGCAGGACGCGGCCGGTGCCGCACGACACCTCCAGCACGCGCGCGGGCCGGCCGGGTGCCAAGGCGGCGCGTTGCGCTTCCTCGAGCCAGAAACCGAGATCGTCGCGAAAGCCCCCGAGAGCCAGGTCGTAGAGCTCGGGCGCGTCGTACGGAGAAGGGGGCGTCGTGCTCACGTCAGTCCTTCCACGCCATGATGACCATCTCCTCGCGGTCGCTGGTCAGAGGGCGGCCGTCGAAGCCGCCGAGGAACTCGAACCTGGGGAACCCCGCGGCGCGCAACAGCAGCTCCATCTCGAACCGGTAGATCCAGCGCAGCGTGAATCCGTACTGGATCGTCTTTCGTGATCCGTCCGCCGCGGTCAGCAGCACCTCACGGTCCACCGTCACGCGCTGCTCCGCCCGCTGGTAACGGCTGGTGTCGTAGACCTGGACCGGGAGGCCGGTGTCCGGATGCGTCGTCTCGACGGTGAGAGCGCGCACGCCGTCGTGTGCGGCCATGAAGTCCACGCTCGGATAGAAGACGTTGAGCGCCAGCATCCCGCCGGGCTCCAGATGCTCGCGGATGCAGCGCAGGGCGCGGATCTGGTCCTCCGTCGACTCCATGTGAAGAAACGCGCGAAACGGGATCGTGGCGAGCCGGTAGCGCGAGGGCAAGGTGAAGTCCCTCATGTCTCCTTGGAAGACCCGGGGTGTGATGCCGCGCGCGCTGGCCTTGTGGCGTAGCCGCTCGAGCATGCCGGCTTCGAGATCGACGCCATGGATCTCGACCCCTGCTTCCTGGGTGGGGAGCAGGACCCGGCCGGTTCCGCACGCCACCTCGAGGACCGGGTTTCCCTGCCGCTTCGCGAGATCGACATAGAAGGGAACGTCCTCGAGCACGGCTCGGCCAGGCTTGGCAGAAGCCGTGGAGTAGATGACGTCGTAGAGCGCCGGATCGAGATACGCGGAGGTGTACGCCACGGCGTCAGCCCGAGGTTCTGGGTCCTCGACCCTTCCAGATCCAGTAGACGGGGAAGCCGATTGCGGCGATGCCGACCCCGGCCGCGGCGCGCCATCCACTGGCCGTGAGATCGCTGGCGATGAGGCCGACCGTGACCAGGATGAAGAGCCACGCCGTGAGCGGATAGAGCGGGGTGCGGTAGGCGGCGGGTGGGGCTTGACCCGCGCGCTCGCGGCGGCGCTGGCCGAAGACCGCGGCGATCGCGAGCCCGTAGAAGAGCCACGACGTGGTGACGAACCATCCCGAGACGTCCTCGAATCCGCCGGCGACCGCGAGCCAGATGCAGGACAGCACCGCCTGGACCCATAGCGCGAGCGCCGGCGATCCGCGTCGCGGATGGAGCCGGGCGAGCGGCGACCACAGGAGCCCGTCGCTCGCCATGGCCTGGGTCACGCGGGGCCCGGTGAGGATCGCGCCGTTCACGGTCCCGAAGGTCGAGACTGCGACCAGCACCGCGAGGCCCTGCCGGCCGATGTCTCCGAGCAAGCGGCCGATGGCTTCCGAGCCGACCGCGGGATAGAGCGCCACTTCGGCCGGGGCGAGCACACGGTAGTACGCGAAGTTGGTGACCACGTAGATCGCGATCACCAGGATCGTTCCCCACACGATCGAGATCGGAAGCGTGCGTCGCGGATCGATGCACTCCCCGCCGACGTAGGTCACATCGGTCCAGCCGTCGTAGGCGAACAGCACGAAGATCATGGCGCTGATGAATGCCGTCAGGGTGGCCGCCGAGGGCGCCGGGCCGGCATCGGCCGGCGGCGCGCCGGGCGCATGCGTGGCGCCGAGCGTGAACGCCGCGCCGCACAGCAGCAGGATCCCCAGCACCTTGAGCGTCGTGAACAGGGCGGCCGTGCCGGCGCCTTCCTTCACTCCGAGCCAGTTGATGAGGGTGAGGATCACGATCGCGGCGCAGCCAATCGGCAGCTCGGCGGAGGACGGCAGACCGAGCGCCTGACCGAAGTAGAGCGCGAAGACGCTCGCGATCGCCGCGATCACGGTCGGCTTGATGACCCACAGGCTCGCCCAGCCGAACACGAACCCCCACGCGCTGCCGAAGCTCTCGCGAATGAAGACGTAGAGGCCGCCGGTCTTGGGATGCGAGACCGCGAGCTCGGCCAGCACCAGCGAACCGCACAGCGACAGCACGCCACCCAGGACCCATGCGGCGATCGGCAGCATGACGCCGGGGATCTCGTTGGCGACCGAGTGCGGCGAGCGGAAGATCCCCGAGCCGATGATGTTGCCGACGGTGATGGCGGTGGCGGCGTAGAGGCCGATCTGACGAAGGGGCTCGCGCTCGCCGGCGACCGTCGCGCGCGCTTCGGCCGCGCTCATTCCGCGGGAATGGTCCGCAGGAGGTCCTCGACGATGCGGTCGGGCTTGATGCCTTCGGCCTCGGCGGTGAAGTTGGTGACGATGCGGTGGCGCAGCACGGCGAGCGCCACGGCTTTCACGTCCTCGATGCCGGGCGCGTAGCGACCCATCAGGACCGCACGGGTCTTGGCGCCGAGCACCAGATACTGCGAAGCGCGGGGCCCGGCGCCCCACGCCACCCACTGGCGCACGAAGTCGGGGCTCGAGCCGTCTCCGGCGCCGCCGCGCGTGGCTCGCGCCAGCCGCACCGCGTAGCGCACGACGTGGTCGGCCACCGGCACGCGGCGGATCAGACGCTGCAGCTCGAGGATGTCGCTCGCTCCCAGCACGCGCTCGAGCTTGGCCTCGTAGGCCGAAGTCGTGGTGGCGACGATCTTCTCCTCTTCGTCCTGCTTGGGATAGTCCACGTAGATGTTGAACATGAAGCGGTCGAGCTGCGCCTCGGGCAGCGGATACGTGCCTTCCAGCTCGATCGGGTTCTGCGTGGCCAGCACGAAGAAGGGCAGCGCAAGGTCGAACGTCTGCCCGCCCGCGGTCACCTGCTTCTCCTGCATCGCCTGGAGCAGCGCGGCCTGCGTCTTGGGCGGCGTGCGGTTGATCTCGTCGGCCAGGACCAGGTTGGCGAACACCGGACCATGGATGAAGCGGATCGCGCGCTTCCCGGTGGTGGCGTCCTCCTCGATGATGTCCGTGCCGGTGATGTCGCTCGGCATCAGGTCGGGGGTGAATTGGATGCGATTGAACTTGAGGTCGAGCAGGCGGGCGAGACTCGAGACCAGCAGCGTCTTCGCGAGCCCGGGCACGCCGACCAGCAGCACGTGGCCGTTGGCGAACAGCGCGGTCAGAAGCTGATCGACGACCTGGTCCTGCCCGACGATGACCTTCCGCAGCTCCCCGAGAATGCGCTCCCGGGCACGCTTCATGGTTTCGACGGCCTGCAGATCGGACGCGCCGGTTTCCAGGGCCAAGGGAGTCCTCGTCGACAGTGGATGAATGTGTGGCGCCGGCACTTGGAGCCGGCGCGCCTCGCGGGGAACGGCGAGACTAGCATGGGCTTCCGACCGGGCCAAAGGCAGCGCACCGGCGCGGCCGTGGCCACGCTGGGCGCGGTTTCCGCGAACAACGCTCTGTCCCCCGGCATCGCGCGGCTGACATAGTCGCGGCCTCAAAGGTCAGTTGGGTGGCGCGATTCCCTTCGGAATCGCAGATCGATCGTCCCCGGGGACGATCGATTTGCATCCGAAGGCGCCGGTCCGAGAGGTGCAGCCTGTCGCCCCGGAGCGATTCACGCTCCAGATCACGGTCGACCGGGCCACGCACGATCTGCTTCGCCAGGCCCAGGACCTTCTCGGTCACCAGGTTCCCAACGGAGACCTCGGAGCTGTTCTCGGCCGCGTTCTCCGGCTAGGCGTGGCTCAGCTCGAGAAGAGGAGATCTGGCGCTACTGAAAGACCTCGTACCAGCCCGAGACCCTCTGCAAGCGCACGGCACATTCCTCTTGCCGTGAGGCGAGCCGTTTGGGTTCGCGACCAAGGGCAATGCACTTTCGCAGGCGAAACCGGTCACCCATGCGCAGAGAAGAGAGGCCTCGAGCTCGACCACATCGAGCCGGCCGCTCGCGGTGGCCGGAGCACAACGGACAACCTCCGCCTTCGTTGCAGAGCGCACAATCAGTACGAGGCCGAGCGGGTCTATGGGACCGCGTTCATGGAGGGCAAGAGAATGCAGGTCGAAGCTCGTGCCGCGGGAGAGAGGATTCTCGCTTGATGGATTGCGAGCGATTACGAAGGAATCTAATGCGGCGCCCGGGTCGGAAAGGTCTGGCGGGCCGCTCGCGACAGCCGAACCTCGTCGATCTTGCCCTGGAACGCGTAATAGGGCGTCTGATCGATCAGATCAGGATGAAGGTCGCCTCCGAAGCCGGTGAGCGAGCGCTGGTCGAAATAATTCCCCATCAGCACCGGCGCATCCGATGCGCGGATCGTTCCCAGCGAAGCGAACTGGGAATCCAGCTCGCCGTCGAGATAGAAACGCGCGACCTCGCCATCGAACACCACCGCCACGTGCGTCCAGCGATTGAGCTCCACCGTGCGGGTCGAGACGTACGCGCGCGGCGGGCTGGCGGCGGCCGGCTGATAGGCGAACATCAGTCGTCCCGCGAGCACGTCGGGGAAGAGCATCGCATGGTAGCGCTGTGCTTGCGGGAGGTCGGTGCCCAGCCGCCGGCCGGCGAGCGTGAAGAGCCAGCTCTGTTTGTTCGCCTCCTCCGTCCAGCGCCCCGCGATCGGCGTGTCTTCGTAGTTCCCATACTGGGATGGGTTGATCCAGGCTTCGACCGTCAGCGCCTTGGGACTGTCGAGCGCGGCATTGAACGGCACCAGAACGAACGAGTCGAGCGACAGCTCGAAGCCGAGCGCGTTGCCGAAGCGGCCGAAGGGATGCTGCACCGAACGGCCGGCGATGCCGGTCAGCTGGGACGGGCCGGAATCGGCGACCCTCGTCCCCGCCTGCTCGTCCATACGCCACAGCGCGATCGTCACCGAGTCGGCGGCGGGCGCGCCCGACGTCGATGGCCCGCCGGGAGGCGTGTGGGCGCAACCCACGAGCACGGCCAGCGCCGCGCCCATCGCGGCGTTCCACCACTCCTTCATGGTCGACCTCCTGTGAGGCGGGCCAGCGCCGCGCGGGCTTCGGCCTCGGCCGCCGGATCACCGAGCGC from the Candidatus Eisenbacteria bacterium genome contains:
- a CDS encoding DUF58 domain-containing protein, whose product is MSTPNPPVPEARRGDPRGARAVLDPAVVARLSHLDVRARVVVEGFIAGMHRSPFHGFSVEFAEHRPYMPGDPLKNLDWKVWARSDRLLIKQYTEETNLRCHLVLDLSGSMAFKSPRAAMSKIEYARSLSAALAYLMLKQQDAVGVLLFADHPLRFVPARATRSHLDVILRTLASTEPQGRTKLGPALHELAERIKRRGLVVLCSDLMDRPADVLLGLQHFRHRRHEVVVFHILDPDEVDFPYADTATFVDAESGERITTEPWEIARRYRQRLADWSDHYRRACRENRIDYVRLDTRTPFDQALLAYLEKRTRLA
- a CDS encoding class I SAM-dependent methyltransferase; translated protein: MSTTPPSPYDAPELYDLALGGFRDDLGFWLEEAQRAALAPGRPARVLEVSCGTGRVLLHLRAHGIDVDGVDLHAPMLERLEAKARTRGLQVRTYRADMRDFTTPQRYHRVFIPFNGFAHCETVDDQLRCLHCCREHLEPGGAVVVDMSYPGQAYWLDVRTERILEIESRDEETGAAVRMWDTRTKDRVGQTQHSVIEIEELDAEGRLTRSHRFETRQRWVYRFELELLFRLAGFARWEVLGGWERRALETDAGQMLAFAWKAG
- a CDS encoding class I SAM-dependent methyltransferase; this translates as MAYTSAYLDPALYDVIYSTASAKPGRAVLEDVPFYVDLAKRQGNPVLEVACGTGRVLLPTQEAGVEIHGVDLEAGMLERLRHKASARGITPRVFQGDMRDFTLPSRYRLATIPFRAFLHMESTEDQIRALRCIREHLEPGGMLALNVFYPSVDFMAAHDGVRALTVETTHPDTGLPVQVYDTSRYQRAEQRVTVDREVLLTAADGSRKTIQYGFTLRWIYRFEMELLLRAAGFPRFEFLGGFDGRPLTSDREEMVIMAWKD
- a CDS encoding amino acid permease produces the protein MSAAEARATVAGEREPLRQIGLYAATAITVGNIIGSGIFRSPHSVANEIPGVMLPIAAWVLGGVLSLCGSLVLAELAVSHPKTGGLYVFIRESFGSAWGFVFGWASLWVIKPTVIAAIASVFALYFGQALGLPSSAELPIGCAAIVILTLINWLGVKEGAGTAALFTTLKVLGILLLCGAAFTLGATHAPGAPPADAGPAPSAATLTAFISAMIFVLFAYDGWTDVTYVGGECIDPRRTLPISIVWGTILVIAIYVVTNFAYYRVLAPAEVALYPAVGSEAIGRLLGDIGRQGLAVLVAVSTFGTVNGAILTGPRVTQAMASDGLLWSPLARLHPRRGSPALALWVQAVLSCIWLAVAGGFEDVSGWFVTTSWLFYGLAIAAVFGQRRRERAGQAPPAAYRTPLYPLTAWLFILVTVGLIASDLTASGWRAAAGVGIAAIGFPVYWIWKGRGPRTSG
- a CDS encoding MoxR family ATPase, whose translation is MKRARERILGELRKVIVGQDQVVDQLLTALFANGHVLLVGVPGLAKTLLVSSLARLLDLKFNRIQFTPDLMPSDITGTDIIEEDATTGKRAIRFIHGPVFANLVLADEINRTPPKTQAALLQAMQEKQVTAGGQTFDLALPFFVLATQNPIELEGTYPLPEAQLDRFMFNIYVDYPKQDEEEKIVATTTSAYEAKLERVLGASDILELQRLIRRVPVADHVVRYAVRLARATRGGAGDGSSPDFVRQWVAWGAGPRASQYLVLGAKTRAVLMGRYAPGIEDVKAVALAVLRHRIVTNFTAEAEGIKPDRIVEDLLRTIPAE
- a CDS encoding LamG domain-containing protein, with product MKEWWNAAMGAALAVLVGCAHTPPGGPSTSGAPAADSVTIALWRMDEQAGTRVADSGPSQLTGIAGRSVQHPFGRFGNALGFELSLDSFVLVPFNAALDSPKALTVEAWINPSQYGNYEDTPIAGRWTEEANKQSWLFTLAGRRLGTDLPQAQRYHAMLFPDVLAGRLMFAYQPAAASPPRAYVSTRTVELNRWTHVAVVFDGEVARFYLDGELDSQFASLGTIRASDAPVLMGNYFDQRSLTGFGGDLHPDLIDQTPYYAFQGKIDEVRLSRAARQTFPTRAPH